Proteins found in one Methylobacter sp. S3L5C genomic segment:
- a CDS encoding type II toxin-antitoxin system RelB/DinJ family antitoxin, translating into MPITHPLKIAEIRSRIDPDLKENATRVLASCGLNISDAACAR; encoded by the coding sequence ATGCCTATCACTCATCCTCTTAAGATTGCCGAGATCCGTTCTCGGATAGATCCTGATTTAAAAGAAAATGCCACTAGGGTATTAGCCTCTTGCGGTTTAAATATATCGGATGCTGCTTGCGCCAGGTAG
- a CDS encoding IS5 family transposase, whose protein sequence is MKRITLSDEEWTRILASLKKLPGVHIGLPDICRQFVNAILWILRTGAQWRVLPSTYGKWNSIFKRFSRWCINGIWGEILCHLAEDADLQDVSMDGSVIRAHACAAGAAYSSAENEALGRSKGGFGCKIHALCDGLGMPIKFILTGGQEAECKQAISLLENVNASAVLADKAYDTNELREWLASREIKAVIPPKSNRKEDIECDYWHYKERHAIECMFGKLKHYRRIATRYEKKAINYMGMLSFSSVLLWLR, encoded by the coding sequence ATGAAGCGGATAACATTAAGTGATGAAGAGTGGACTCGTATTTTGGCAAGCTTAAAAAAATTGCCTGGAGTTCATATCGGTTTACCCGATATTTGCAGGCAGTTTGTTAATGCCATTTTGTGGATATTACGTACGGGAGCACAGTGGCGTGTATTACCGTCAACGTATGGTAAATGGAATAGCATCTTCAAGCGTTTTTCACGTTGGTGTATCAATGGCATATGGGGTGAAATTCTCTGTCATCTTGCTGAAGACGCTGATTTACAAGATGTTTCCATGGATGGTTCAGTTATTAGAGCACATGCCTGCGCAGCTGGAGCGGCATATAGTTCTGCTGAGAATGAAGCACTTGGGCGCTCCAAAGGTGGATTTGGTTGTAAGATTCACGCGCTTTGTGATGGCTTGGGCATGCCCATCAAATTTATCCTGACAGGCGGGCAGGAGGCTGAATGCAAGCAAGCCATATCTTTATTGGAAAATGTTAATGCTTCAGCCGTTTTAGCAGACAAAGCCTACGACACGAACGAGTTGCGGGAGTGGTTAGCCAGTCGTGAAATAAAAGCGGTTATCCCACCTAAATCGAACCGAAAAGAAGATATTGAGTGCGATTATTGGCATTATAAGGAGCGGCATGCCATTGAATGTATGTTCGGTAAGCTCAAGCACTATCGCAGAATTGCTACACGATATGAGAAAAAAGCTATTAATTACATGGGGATGCTATCATTTTCCTCGGTGCTTTTATGGCTGAGGTGA
- a CDS encoding restriction endonuclease subunit S: MNAIQTLITEHIDIWTAADTAKKSGRGRSSGNAASVYGIKKLRELILELAVRGKLVPQDANDEPASELLKRIEAEKAKLIAEGKVKKTKLLPLITEEEKPFELPQSWGWARLGTIGISSTGRTPSTQKSALYDGSIPFIGPGQITLACELLPAEKWLSEAGRNETTIAKTGDILMVCIGGSIGKSAIADKEMGFNQQINCISPFCVENKFAHISVMANSFQSKILEFATGSATPIINKSKWEELLVPVSPLAEQQRIVAKVDELMALCDQLENQHSNATEAHEKLVSYLLDTLTQSQSAEDFNTNWQRIAAHFDTLFTSETSIDALKQTLLQLAVMGKLVPQDPNDEPASELLKRIQIEKTKLIAEGKIKKAKPLAPITEEEKPFDIPQNWEWVKPEEFSIKITDGEHFRPPTEENGVYFLSAKDVREEGVSLDDPLFISEETAKKALQRCNPEYGDLLIVSRGATVGRMCKVNIDEKFCLLGSVILGSVDVSPIR; encoded by the coding sequence ATGAATGCGATTCAAACCTTAATCACCGAGCACATCGACATCTGGACAGCCGCCGATACCGCCAAGAAATCAGGCCGTGGCCGCAGTTCGGGTAATGCCGCCAGTGTTTATGGCATCAAAAAATTGCGAGAGCTGATACTGGAATTGGCTGTGCGCGGCAAGTTGGTGCCACAAGATGCGAATGATGAACCTGCCAGTGAGTTGCTTAAGAGGATAGAAGCTGAAAAAGCCAAATTGATTGCTGAGGGTAAGGTTAAGAAAACTAAGCTACTGCCACTGATTACTGAAGAAGAAAAACCGTTTGAGTTACCACAAAGCTGGGGGTGGGCTAGACTCGGTACAATAGGCATTTCTAGTACAGGAAGAACACCGAGTACTCAAAAATCTGCTTTGTATGATGGATCAATACCATTTATTGGTCCGGGGCAAATCACGTTGGCTTGCGAACTTTTGCCTGCAGAAAAGTGGCTATCTGAGGCTGGACGAAATGAAACAACTATCGCAAAGACTGGCGATATTTTAATGGTTTGTATTGGAGGATCTATTGGAAAATCTGCCATTGCAGATAAAGAAATGGGTTTCAATCAACAGATCAATTGCATTAGCCCTTTTTGTGTAGAAAATAAATTTGCTCATATATCCGTGATGGCCAATAGTTTTCAATCCAAGATTCTTGAATTTGCAACGGGGTCAGCAACTCCGATTATCAATAAATCAAAATGGGAAGAGCTATTAGTTCCCGTGTCCCCGCTCGCCGAACAACAACGCATTGTCGCCAAAGTCGATGAACTGATGGCGCTGTGCGACCAATTGGAAAACCAACACAGCAATGCCACCGAAGCCCATGAAAAACTCGTCAGCTACCTGCTCGACACACTCACACAATCGCAAAGCGCTGAAGACTTCAACACCAACTGGCAACGCATCGCCGCCCATTTCGACACCCTGTTCACCAGCGAAACCAGCATCGACGCCCTCAAGCAAACCCTCCTGCAACTAGCCGTTATGGGTAAACTCGTCCCGCAAGACCCGAACGACGAACCCGCCAGCGAATTACTAAAACGCATACAGATTGAAAAAACTAAGCTGATAGCGGAAGGTAAAATCAAAAAAGCCAAACCGCTTGCACCGATAACGGAAGAAGAAAAACCGTTTGATATTCCCCAAAACTGGGAGTGGGTTAAGCCAGAAGAATTCTCTATAAAAATTACAGACGGAGAGCATTTTAGGCCTCCGACAGAAGAAAATGGGGTATATTTTTTATCTGCTAAGGATGTACGTGAAGAAGGAGTTTCTCTTGATGATCCACTATTCATTTCTGAGGAAACAGCAAAAAAAGCTTTGCAACGGTGCAATCCAGAATATGGTGACTTACTTATTGTCAGTCGTGGCGCGACAGTTGGTCGAATGTGTAAGGTTAATATCGATGAAAAATTTTGTTTGTTAGGAAGCGTTATTCTAGGTTCTGTTGACGTTTCACCAATCCGGTAG
- a CDS encoding YhcG family protein, with translation MSTLVLFDGLYAQIRDILQAARQRSYRAVNVAMIEAYWQIGRQIVEHEQAGEHRAAYGQQVLVELAKELSKEFGKGFTAGNLRNFRQFYQIFSQEEICDALRSNLTWTHYRQLMRIENSVARSWYLNEAASQGWSARALDRQVSTLFYERLLSSQDQAAVKTEAATLIQQYAPSDPRDFIRDPYILEFIGAQPSATLYEKELETNLIQQLQTFLLELGKGFAFVARQKQLRVEGDNFFVDLVFYNYLLKCFLLVDLKVGKLAHQDVGQMDMYVRVFEEQYRGEGDNPTLGLILCSERNEAVAKYSLLADSQQLFASRYRAFLPTEAELQAELQRDRAVLENAISEGEA, from the coding sequence ATGAGCACCCTAGTCTTATTCGATGGGCTCTATGCGCAAATACGGGATATTCTCCAGGCTGCACGACAGCGTAGTTACCGCGCCGTTAATGTCGCCATGATTGAAGCCTATTGGCAAATCGGTCGGCAAATTGTTGAACATGAACAGGCTGGCGAACATCGTGCTGCCTACGGTCAACAAGTACTCGTCGAATTGGCTAAGGAATTAAGCAAGGAGTTTGGCAAAGGATTTACTGCCGGCAACTTGCGAAATTTTCGCCAGTTCTACCAGATATTTAGCCAGGAAGAGATTTGCGACGCACTGCGTAGCAATTTGACATGGACGCACTATCGCCAGTTGATGCGCATTGAAAATTCCGTTGCACGTTCGTGGTATCTAAATGAAGCGGCCAGCCAAGGTTGGAGTGCGCGAGCCTTGGATCGCCAAGTCAGTACCTTGTTCTATGAGCGATTGCTTTCCAGTCAAGATCAGGCCGCAGTAAAAACAGAAGCCGCAACGCTCATTCAACAATACGCCCCCAGTGACCCACGCGACTTTATTCGCGATCCTTATATTCTTGAATTTATCGGTGCCCAACCCAGTGCCACGCTGTATGAAAAAGAACTGGAAACCAATTTAATTCAGCAATTGCAAACCTTCCTGCTGGAACTGGGCAAGGGCTTTGCTTTTGTGGCACGGCAAAAACAATTACGTGTTGAAGGCGATAATTTTTTTGTTGATCTGGTGTTTTACAACTACCTGCTCAAATGCTTTTTACTGGTCGATTTAAAAGTCGGCAAGCTTGCCCACCAGGATGTCGGCCAAATGGATATGTATGTACGCGTGTTTGAAGAGCAATACAGGGGCGAAGGCGACAACCCGACACTGGGTTTGATCTTGTGCTCTGAACGCAATGAAGCCGTCGCCAAATATTCCCTGTTAGCCGATAGCCAACAGCTGTTCGCCAGTCGCTACCGCGCCTTTTTACCTACCGAAGCGGAATTACAAGCCGAATTGCAACGCGACCGTGCTGTGCTGGAAAATGCCATTTCAGAAGGTGAAGCATGA
- a CDS encoding class I SAM-dependent DNA methyltransferase: MSISSTIKSIQDIMRKDVGVDGDAQRLSQLVWMLFLKIFDDRESEWELLQDHYQSPLPEAYRWRNWAANPEGMTGDALKNFLDNEMFPALQQLEAKGGDQRAYVVRSVFEDAYNYMKSGQLIRQVINKIQEGVDFNKAQERHLFGDMYEQLLRDLQAAGNAGEFYTPRAVTEFMVRMVNPRLSEKVLDPACGTGGFLSCSIEHIRKQDVKTVDDEMHLQSSIFGIEKKPMPHLLCTTNMILHGIDVPSNIRHDNTLARPLISWGPKERVDVVVTNPPFGGMEEDGIETNFPATFRTRETADLFLVLIMQLLKSGGRAALVLPDGFLFGEGIKTRIKEKLLHDCNLHTIVRLPNGVFAPYTGIKTNLLFFSKGTPTQHIWFYEHPYPPGVKNYNKTKPMKIEEFQAEAAWWGKESDNFSTREENQYAWKMSIDDIKARNYNLDCKNPHINEQEIHDPEVLLAQYQTMQNDIAALRGKLKTILAEALESRQ; encoded by the coding sequence ATGAGCATTTCCTCCACCATTAAATCCATCCAAGACATCATGCGTAAAGACGTGGGTGTGGATGGCGACGCCCAACGCTTAAGCCAACTGGTCTGGATGTTGTTTTTAAAAATATTTGATGACCGTGAAAGTGAATGGGAGTTACTGCAAGACCATTACCAATCACCGTTACCGGAAGCCTATCGTTGGCGTAACTGGGCCGCTAATCCCGAAGGCATGACCGGCGATGCACTCAAGAATTTTCTGGATAACGAGATGTTCCCGGCCTTGCAACAACTGGAAGCTAAAGGCGGCGATCAACGCGCTTATGTGGTTCGTTCGGTATTTGAAGATGCCTATAACTACATGAAGTCTGGCCAATTAATTCGGCAAGTGATCAACAAAATTCAGGAAGGCGTCGATTTTAACAAAGCCCAAGAACGTCATTTGTTCGGCGACATGTACGAACAATTGCTCCGCGATTTACAAGCCGCCGGTAATGCCGGTGAATTTTACACGCCGCGTGCCGTCACCGAATTTATGGTCAGAATGGTAAACCCGCGCCTGTCTGAAAAAGTGCTGGATCCGGCTTGTGGTACCGGTGGTTTTTTATCTTGCTCAATTGAACATATCCGCAAACAAGATGTAAAAACCGTCGATGATGAAATGCACTTGCAGTCCAGTATTTTCGGCATAGAAAAAAAGCCGATGCCGCATTTACTCTGCACCACCAATATGATTCTGCACGGCATTGATGTACCCAGTAATATCCGCCATGACAACACTCTGGCGCGTCCGCTGATCAGTTGGGGACCAAAAGAACGGGTCGATGTGGTCGTCACCAATCCGCCTTTTGGCGGCATGGAAGAAGACGGTATAGAAACCAACTTCCCCGCCACTTTTCGAACCCGTGAAACCGCCGATTTGTTTCTGGTGCTGATCATGCAACTGCTTAAATCCGGTGGCCGTGCCGCACTGGTATTGCCGGATGGTTTTCTGTTTGGCGAAGGCATCAAAACCCGCATCAAAGAAAAATTACTGCACGACTGTAACCTGCATACCATCGTGCGCCTGCCCAACGGCGTGTTTGCACCTTACACCGGTATTAAAACCAATCTACTGTTTTTTAGTAAAGGCACACCGACACAGCACATTTGGTTTTATGAGCATCCTTATCCACCGGGTGTAAAAAACTACAACAAAACCAAACCGATGAAAATCGAAGAGTTTCAAGCCGAAGCCGCCTGGTGGGGCAAAGAGTCCGATAACTTCAGCACCCGCGAAGAAAATCAATACGCCTGGAAGATGAGTATTGACGACATCAAAGCCCGCAACTACAACCTGGATTGCAAAAATCCGCATATCAACGAGCAGGAAATCCACGACCCCGAAGTATTATTGGCACAATACCAAACCATGCAGAATGACATCGCCGCACTGCGCGGCAAACTCAAAACCATATTGGCAGAGGCACTGGAGTCAAGACAATGA
- the hsdR gene encoding EcoAI/FtnUII family type I restriction enzme subunit R, with protein sequence MSKKTLSESDICAKYITPAVIQAGWDEALQIRREVFFTKGRVIVRGKLHTRGEQKRADYILYYKANIPLAVIEAKDNKHSVGSGMQQALNYAETLGIPFVFSSNGDGFLLHDRTGLAEKTEQELTLDAFPAPAELWQRYCQWKGLATADARHTVEMPYYDDGSSRAPRYYQATAINNTIEAVAKGQQRILLVMATGTGKTYTAFQIIWRLWKSGTKKRILFLADRNILVDQTKNNDFKPFAAAMTKISKRQIDKSYEIYLSLYQAVTGNEEEQNIYKQFSPDFFDLIVIDECHRGSAAEDSAWRVILAYFASATHVGLTATPKETKDVSSIFYFGEAVYTYSLKQGIEDGFLAPYKVVRIDIDKDLQGWRPSKGQLDKNGELIEDRVYNQIDMDRTLVLEKRTELVARKITEFLVATDPYAKTIVFCDDIDHAERMRQALVNLNPERVQENRKYIMRITGDELEGKAELDNFINPEERYPVIATTSKLMSTGVDAQTCKLIVLDQHIKSMAEFKQVIGRGTRINEDYDKYWFTIMDFKKVTELFADKDFDGEPVMIYEPKGDESPVPPEDEPEIIFDENGNPVPPYSEGEQLPPFDKGGIEGGFDDPGTKRVKYVLADVTVYVISERVQYYGPEGKLITESLKDYTRSTVRKDYASLDDFLRRWSKTDRKVAILQELEAHGLLLEALADDVGKDFDAFDLICHVAFDQPPLTRRERVDQVKKRNYFTKYGDQARQVLETLLEKYADTGIENIEDIKILTLDPFTNMGTASELVSAFGGKPAYLAALYELEKQLYA encoded by the coding sequence ATGAGCAAAAAGACCTTAAGTGAGTCCGATATTTGTGCCAAGTACATCACGCCTGCTGTTATTCAGGCCGGATGGGACGAGGCTTTACAAATACGTCGAGAGGTTTTTTTCACCAAAGGCCGTGTGATTGTTCGTGGCAAGTTGCACACTCGTGGTGAGCAAAAGCGCGCCGATTACATCCTGTATTACAAAGCCAATATTCCGCTTGCGGTGATTGAAGCCAAGGACAATAAACACAGTGTAGGTTCCGGTATGCAACAAGCACTTAACTATGCCGAAACACTGGGCATCCCGTTTGTGTTTAGCTCCAATGGTGATGGTTTTTTATTGCATGACCGCACCGGACTGGCTGAAAAAACCGAGCAGGAATTAACCCTGGATGCCTTTCCTGCACCGGCGGAATTATGGCAACGCTATTGTCAGTGGAAGGGACTGGCAACAGCCGATGCCCGCCACACCGTAGAAATGCCTTATTACGATGATGGCAGCAGTCGCGCCCCGCGTTATTATCAGGCTACTGCGATCAACAACACCATCGAAGCCGTGGCCAAAGGCCAGCAACGCATTTTGCTGGTCATGGCGACCGGTACCGGCAAGACTTATACCGCGTTCCAGATTATCTGGCGCTTGTGGAAATCGGGCACTAAAAAACGCATCCTGTTTCTGGCTGACCGCAATATTCTGGTCGATCAAACCAAGAATAACGATTTTAAGCCCTTTGCCGCCGCCATGACCAAGATCAGCAAGCGTCAGATCGACAAGAGCTATGAAATTTATCTGTCGTTATATCAAGCCGTCACCGGCAACGAAGAAGAACAAAACATTTACAAGCAATTCTCGCCGGATTTTTTTGATCTCATTGTCATTGATGAATGTCATCGCGGCAGCGCCGCAGAAGATTCGGCCTGGCGCGTCATTCTGGCCTACTTTGCATCGGCCACGCATGTCGGCTTAACGGCGACGCCCAAAGAAACCAAAGACGTGTCCAGCATTTTTTACTTTGGTGAGGCTGTCTACACCTATTCACTCAAACAAGGTATCGAAGACGGCTTTCTTGCGCCTTACAAAGTCGTCCGTATCGACATCGACAAAGACCTGCAAGGTTGGCGACCCAGTAAAGGTCAGCTGGATAAAAATGGTGAGTTAATAGAAGATCGTGTTTATAACCAGATTGATATGGATCGCACCTTGGTACTTGAAAAGCGCACCGAACTGGTCGCCAGAAAAATCACTGAATTTCTGGTCGCGACCGATCCTTACGCCAAGACCATTGTCTTCTGTGATGACATCGACCATGCCGAACGTATGCGTCAGGCTTTGGTCAACTTGAATCCAGAACGGGTCCAGGAAAATCGCAAATACATCATGCGTATTACCGGTGATGAACTTGAAGGCAAGGCGGAACTGGACAATTTTATCAATCCCGAAGAACGTTACCCGGTCATCGCCACCACTTCCAAACTCATGTCAACCGGTGTCGATGCTCAAACCTGCAAACTAATTGTCTTGGATCAACATATCAAATCAATGGCCGAGTTTAAACAGGTCATCGGGCGCGGCACCCGTATCAATGAAGATTACGATAAATACTGGTTTACCATCATGGATTTTAAAAAAGTCACCGAGCTGTTTGCGGATAAAGACTTTGATGGCGAACCAGTGATGATTTATGAGCCAAAAGGCGATGAATCCCCTGTACCACCAGAAGATGAACCTGAAATTATCTTCGATGAAAACGGTAATCCGGTACCGCCATATTCAGAAGGCGAACAACTTCCCCCCTTTGACAAAGGGGGGATTGAGGGGGGATTTGATGACCCCGGCACCAAGCGGGTAAAATATGTGCTTGCCGATGTAACCGTCTATGTCATTTCAGAACGTGTGCAATATTACGGTCCTGAAGGCAAGTTGATTACCGAATCCCTTAAAGATTACACCCGTTCAACAGTGCGTAAGGATTATGCCTCACTTGATGACTTCCTGCGCCGCTGGAGCAAAACCGACCGCAAGGTTGCCATTCTGCAAGAACTGGAAGCACACGGCCTGTTGCTGGAAGCCTTGGCCGATGACGTAGGCAAAGACTTTGATGCCTTCGATTTGATTTGCCATGTAGCTTTTGATCAACCACCGCTGACCCGCCGCGAACGTGTCGACCAGGTAAAAAAACGCAATTACTTTACCAAATACGGCGACCAAGCCCGCCAGGTATTGGAAACCTTACTGGAAAAATACGCCGATACCGGTATTGAGAATATCGAAGACATTAAAATTCTTACCCTCGATCCCTTCACAAATATGGGCACCGCCAGCGAATTGGTGTCAGCCTTTGGCGGTAAGCCCGCTTATTTGGCAGCCCTCTATGAACTGGAAAAACAACTCTATGCTTAA
- a CDS encoding type II toxin-antitoxin system VapC family toxin — translation MGRISYLLDSNILSEPARLKPDDNVLQQLAKHDGEYATAAIVWHELVYGCELLATSKRKKQLQSYLDMLLLNGLIVLPYDQAAADWYAIERAGLQRQGLTCAYADGEIAAIAVTQKLTLVTRNTQDFQNFHNLALQNWFE, via the coding sequence ATGGGACGAATAAGCTATTTGCTGGATAGCAATATCCTGTCAGAACCCGCCCGCTTAAAACCGGATGACAACGTCTTACAACAGCTTGCCAAACATGACGGCGAGTATGCAACAGCAGCAATTGTCTGGCATGAGCTGGTTTATGGTTGTGAATTACTGGCAACCTCCAAAAGAAAAAAACAACTTCAATCCTATTTGGATATGCTGTTACTTAATGGCTTGATTGTTTTGCCTTATGACCAGGCCGCAGCAGATTGGTATGCAATAGAACGAGCCGGATTACAACGGCAAGGACTTACCTGTGCTTATGCGGATGGCGAGATTGCTGCCATTGCGGTTACCCAAAAATTAACCTTGGTCACTCGAAATACCCAGGATTTTCAGAACTTTCACAACTTAGCCTTACAAAACTGGTTTGAATGA
- a CDS encoding type II toxin-antitoxin system Phd/YefM family antitoxin: MKTSSIAEAKNNLSQLIYQLESDEPIHLTRHGKPVAVMLSEVNYQKLTHKDNSLYQAIQQWRSQLTGDSALTEIELKNLRGASQGREFSWDE, translated from the coding sequence ATGAAAACCAGCAGTATAGCCGAGGCAAAAAATAACCTGTCACAATTGATTTATCAGCTTGAATCAGATGAACCTATTCATCTTACCCGGCATGGTAAGCCCGTTGCCGTGATGTTATCCGAAGTCAATTATCAAAAACTGACCCATAAAGACAATAGCTTGTACCAAGCCATCCAACAATGGCGCAGTCAATTGACGGGTGACAGTGCCTTGACGGAAATTGAACTTAAAAATTTACGTGGAGCCAGTCAAGGCCGTGAATTTTCATGGGACGAATAA
- a CDS encoding type II toxin-antitoxin system RelE/ParE family toxin, translating to MKIVWTEPARQDLRDIFTYIAENNPKTARKLLNDIKERTVLLQDNPLIGRLGRIEDTRELVLIGT from the coding sequence ATGAAAATAGTCTGGACTGAGCCTGCCCGTCAAGATTTACGTGATATTTTTACTTACATTGCCGAAAATAATCCCAAAACAGCACGAAAGCTACTCAACGACATAAAAGAGCGTACCGTTTTACTTCAGGATAATCCCTTAATAGGGCGCTTGGGGCGCATTGAAGACACCCGCGAATTAGTGCTGATCGGTACATAA
- a CDS encoding CopG family ribbon-helix-helix protein, translating to MATEAFSIRVETEIIHKLDNLAGSLDRSRNYLVNQAIKAYLQANASACAKITQRYSGSKSWRIRCP from the coding sequence ATGGCAACCGAAGCATTTAGTATTAGAGTCGAAACAGAAATCATCCATAAACTGGATAACCTTGCCGGATCACTGGACAGATCGCGCAATTATTTGGTTAATCAGGCTATAAAAGCCTATCTGCAAGCCAACGCTTCGGCTTGTGCCAAGATCACCCAAAGGTATAGCGGCAGCAAATCGTGGCGAATTCGTTGTCCATGA
- a CDS encoding transposase has translation MKEQLQQAEISHVDETDLRVASKLHWLYLVSTEKLTDYEVHAKRGSEAMNAAGILENFHGKLVLDHWKVYFSYYGYELVACNAHHLRELDYLKKPFIQT, from the coding sequence ATCAAAGAGCAACTGCAACAAGCGGAAATCTCGCATGTTGATGAAACAGATTTGCGTGTCGCGAGTAAGCTGCATTGGTTGTATTTAGTCTCAACCGAAAAACTCACCGATTATGAAGTCCACGCCAAACGGGGTAGTGAAGCCATGAATGCTGCCGGGATTCTGGAAAATTTTCATGGCAAATTAGTGCTTGACCATTGGAAAGTTTATTTCAGCTACTATGGCTACGAACTCGTTGCCTGCAATGCCCATCACCTAAGGGAGCTGGATTATCTGAAAAAGCCATTCATACAAACCTAG
- a CDS encoding IS66 family transposase zinc-finger binding domain-containing protein — protein MNPVEVHDKDCCGNCAVSLADAPVLKVEERQVFDIPAMKIIVTAHQATLKVCPECQTENKGDFPENVSEPVQYGDGVKTAATYFTTGHFIPIERTAQIFKDLFGQSPSEAFILDAGN, from the coding sequence TTGAACCCAGTCGAAGTCCATGACAAAGATTGTTGCGGAAACTGCGCCGTTTCTTTGGCAGATGCTCCTGTGCTGAAGGTGGAGGAGCGGCAGGTTTTTGATATCCCTGCAATGAAAATCATCGTCACCGCACATCAAGCCACCCTTAAAGTCTGCCCTGAATGCCAAACCGAAAATAAAGGCGATTTTCCAGAAAATGTCAGCGAGCCCGTGCAATATGGCGATGGAGTTAAAACGGCCGCCACTTATTTCACTACTGGGCATTTCATTCCTATTGAACGTACCGCGCAAATATTTAAGGATTTGTTCGGGCAATCCCCTTCCGAAGCCTTCATCCTTGATGCGGGCAATTAA
- a CDS encoding transposase, with translation MPEFLKKFSTEVECEAALKQTRWPQDFVCSYCSHTGHSVFKVES, from the coding sequence ATGCCTGAGTTTCTCAAAAAATTTAGTACTGAAGTAGAGTGCGAAGCTGCGTTAAAGCAAACCCGATGGCCTCAAGATTTCGTTTGCAGTTATTGTAGTCATACCGGTCATAGCGTATTTAAAGTCGAATCGTAA
- a CDS encoding transposase family protein, translated as MICRLTMAILSVVTGKGRQHDFSIFKDSRLLLHPDALLLADSGYQGIKKHHQNSTLPVKKKKGQPLSAEDKADNKALSKRRILIEHVNRRCKIFRIAKDVYRGKHKHYSLTWKLVAALVNLRYGCI; from the coding sequence GTGATCTGCCGATTGACGATGGCTATCCTCTCCGTAGTGACGGGTAAAGGCCGACAGCATGATTTTTCGATCTTCAAAGACAGCCGTCTATTGTTGCATCCTGATGCCCTGTTATTGGCGGATTCCGGATACCAAGGGATAAAGAAACACCATCAAAACTCGACTCTACCGGTTAAAAAGAAAAAAGGCCAACCGCTTTCGGCAGAAGATAAAGCCGATAATAAGGCACTATCAAAACGGCGTATTCTTATTGAGCATGTTAATCGCCGATGCAAAATCTTCAGGATTGCCAAAGATGTTTATCGGGGTAAGCACAAGCATTACTCCCTAACATGGAAGTTAGTGGCGGCTCTTGTTAACTTACGCTATGGCTGTATTTAG
- a CDS encoding transposase family protein, translating to MTPYAQLPRHKPEEFLRTVGLSLEDFLHLHGKLAAYLDEQKVLNPLTRRGRKDSKLALEDRLLLTLYYLRHYPTLINLAAVFNISESYCHKIYSRTARLLVKIEKLPNRKALLENPAVTVVIDVSEQPIERPVKNQKAYFSGKKTPHDQGPVRDLPIDDGYPLRSDG from the coding sequence ATGACTCCTTATGCCCAATTACCAAGACACAAGCCTGAAGAATTTTTAAGGACTGTCGGCCTGTCACTAGAAGATTTCCTGCATCTTCACGGTAAGCTAGCGGCATACCTGGACGAACAAAAAGTCCTTAATCCACTGACTAGACGGGGACGAAAAGACTCCAAGCTGGCTTTGGAAGACCGCTTGTTACTGACACTCTATTATCTTCGCCACTATCCGACGTTGATAAATCTGGCTGCGGTCTTCAACATCAGCGAATCGTATTGCCATAAAATTTATAGCCGCACCGCAAGGCTATTGGTCAAAATAGAAAAACTCCCCAACCGCAAAGCACTATTGGAAAATCCAGCAGTTACCGTGGTCATCGATGTTTCTGAGCAGCCTATCGAGCGTCCTGTTAAAAACCAGAAAGCGTATTTTTCAGGAAAAAAAACGCCACACGATCAAGGCCCAGTTCGTGATCTGCCGATTGACGATGGCTATCCTCTCCGTAGTGACGGGTAA